In Zingiber officinale cultivar Zhangliang chromosome 1A, Zo_v1.1, whole genome shotgun sequence, the DNA window TGCCTTGTAGTCATCTCTTCCATGCGGCGTGTCTGAAGAAATGGCTGGAGCAGAGCTGTTCGTGCCCTCTCTGTCGCGTCTCGCTTCCTCAAGAAGAGTAGCGGTAGCTCGACAGCTCCACGATCCGCGACTCCTCATCGTTCATATTTTATTCATTCATTCCCATCCATTTACTTTCTTCCGCTTTAGACACCTAACTAGATGCTCTGTTTAATTAGTGTTTCGTTTGCTCCAATTATGCTTAAGCTTGTGTTGCTTTGTCCTCATCATCAATGCATTATATAAATTTGTTTCATTCATCTTTATTCTCTTTTAGACCGTGGAGAACTTTTGTTGCTAGTAGAAGTCTACAAGACTATGTATGCCCTCATGAGGCAGATATCAGAAGTTTCTTTTTGAACGTGTATATTCTCTTTAGAATGAAAGGCATGCATCTACTGCGCACaattatattgtttgagtaaTAAGTGAACCATCATTACGTACATACTTTTACTATTTTAGGTGTTCTTGGAATTAAATTGTATCTAAACGTAAATCTCAACAGCTGTTCTAGATTTAATCCAGTTCGTGACATGCCATTATGTCAAAAACATATTCGTGAAGAAAATTTTTTTCCACCCGAGATCACCATAAGCAGATATCAGATCTTGTGAACGTGGTAACCGGCATCTTCAGATGTCAAATCGTCCTTCCAATTCTCAAATTCTGACCCTCCAAACACTAGCTGTTTGATCCCAACATAACTgaaaaaggaagaaaaactagTGAAGCCAGGGATCATTTAATCAGGTACGTAAAAAGGAGGAATTTCCTgtgtaaatttaaaaataaataaatcaaaatcaaaatcagagCTGAGGTTCGAGGAGACAATTTTCATCACTTCGTCAGACACTGGATAAAAGAACTAGCAAAATAGCGACCCCAGGAATTACAGTCAGCAATACTGGCTGCTGAGAGGGACTTCTCATGGAGAAAAGAAAACGAAGAATAACTTGGAGCATTTGGCACTAGCATAAGAGTAACAtggaaatatatataatgaaatttAGAGTTCATGAAAAATAAGGATCTCGAGGTTACTCTGAGCTGATGGTTGTCAACGAATTAATCAGGACATCCAGGAGCAGAGGTTCACTGGTACCAATGTCTACGCTGCAAATATCATATTGAAAATCCATACAAAACAATTGTATATAAATCTATGAAAATATTGCTAGTTGagaaggatttcaagaatgcAAAAAAGAGTTTGATTTACCATATCCGTGCCAGATTGTCTTGAATCTCCAGATCACCAATGTTGTAAAATGTTGCTGGAGTAACATTTGCTCCTTGAATAGCATCATAACTCAGTCTTTTACTCTCAAGCTGTGCTTGTGATAACTGTATATATTTTGaaggataaaataaaatagaacagAATTAAAAATCCTAATCATATGTTTGATACTAGAAATCCAGTCGAAACCtcaaatttactttttaagtTGGTCTGCCTTTCTAGCTGAATTGCAAATCAGAGTTATGAACCTCAGTCTTCAGTCCAATTTAAATACATTGAAAATGTACATAGCATACTTATGCAGCTCCTATTTACCAAGTTGGATTACTTAATATCATGCAAGCTGCAGCAAGTTTTTTTCACTTCTGATTGCTACAGAGTGAAATTCCAAAACGTGTTGGATGATGATATTTTTTCCTCGATCAACTAGAGTATATCATAACCAATGCATCAATTATTTTCTTCATTGAGTGTCAACATATCATGAAAAGAACAAGGTGTGCAACCCTGTTCCTTTTTCATGGAATTCAACAACTAGAACTCTATGCTTTTCGATGTAACAGTATTGAATACTTGTCAAGCACACGATTCATAAACCATCCCATTGTTACACTGATATGAGCTGTCTAGAATATTGAGGATACTAGACAATTGAAAATGCACATGCCTAGCCGTATCTAGATAGTTTGTTCAAATTTTGTACCTGCATGTTCATCGAGTTGCATCCTCCAAGGCGCCCAATTATATGCCAATATCGAATAGTCTGTATACATAATTATTCATCTTCTTTAGAAGTAACTAAATGAAGTCAATGAAGACTCATTTGATACACTTACATCACAGATTAAATTAACATCTTTTGCTAACGGAACATTGTAGAATTCAAACCATATGTAGGAGTTTGAAAAATCAAACCTGACACATATCAACTTATAGAAGTTAGAACTGTTTCACGGAATCAAAAAAATGAGAAGGAATTAAATCATCTTATGAGAAATCGGAGGAGAAACATAAGGCATAATGAAGCACCTGCTTAGATAAAGTACTTTACAAAATCTATAAATTTCAGTTCCATTCAAAACTTTTGGATCTGTATATTAGTTTTAAGCTAAATAACTTGCtgacatatacataacaaaaAGCCATGAATCACACTATTTGGGATTGGCTATATGAATTATATCTGGTGTCACTTAATATAAGAACATATTACCAATAACATATAGATCTTTCAAATTACTTTTATGTGCTGTTAATAGAACATTGTTCAGTATCCTTCTCTCACTCATGCTTTCGACTTCATTTGAGCTAATTTATCGTTAATAGATTCTAGTGGCCATCTTTAAGCGCATCCATACCATGTCAAGATGCTCTATCCATGCTGAGGTATATATCCCTAATGCTGCAATGTGTGGTAATTTTTGCACTAAAGCAGCAATAACTCATGCTGTTGATTGATGATGGAGCAGTTACACTATACTAGTAATAGCATATGTTCAGTATAAATTAGCTAGAATCAATACCTGTGCACATCTATGGCTCATGCCCTCAACCTAACCCGATAAATATTGCAAgtatttcacaaaaaaaaaaaaaaaaatcgatatcACAAGGTAGGAGTTCCCAAGAATCCTGCACGAAAGTGTTATTAAATGTGATTATCCAGTGCCAAAGCCATTGACATTCACTCACTTGTTGAAGATGATCTTCATTGGTTTAGCAGACCCAGTTTTGGCATGCAAAATCTTGTGTCTCTTCCTTCTTATTCTCTCCTCAACCTATTAATATATAGAAAAAAAGACAAATTAGAACTATAAGAGATCCCCCCTTTTATGTCAATACAATAAGCCCTAAACCCTAATAATTGGATGAGATATTGAAGTGTGTTACTCGAGATTGGCCCTTCTTGGGGTCATCGAAGCAGCTTCCGAGGATCTCCGCCAGCTCTGGATCTCTACCATAGTCCTCTTCATTGCCTCTGCCTCTGTATCCACTTGAAGAATTCAAGAAGTCATCCACCTCAATTCCTCCCTACTCCTGCTCCTCCTTAAATTCATTGGAAGAAGGGAAATAATCGAAACCTTCCTCTCCTCGTCCTTCTGTTTCATCTACCTCTATCGTCTCCTCTTCGAAGCCTGCAACCTCCAAGGGTTTTTGGAGGGGTTTGTCCCGCTTATTTGGTCTAGCTTTGGCAGCGATGGCAGGAAAGCGGAGATGTCTTCTAGAGTCGACAAAACTGAAGAGATTTGGAAAAGAGAAaatgaaggaggaggaggaggagacgcCAGCGCCGGTTCCGGCGATCGGGACGGGAAGACGGAGGCAAGGCATGGAGTGCGGCTTGCGAATGGCGTCTCGTCATCTTTGTCGTATCCCAAATCGTACTAGCAGAAAAGTAATGTGTTCGATTGGATCTTGATTGCGGTTCGGTTCGACTGAACCGAATTAAAAATACCTAGTTTAAGTTTCGTATTACTCATAATCATGTACATAATTTTAAAATACCTAAATTACATATCCGATATCTACTTTGCTCATCCTTACTCTCAGAATCAATTGTTATAGCAATCGATATATATAGTatatatgattttaaaaaatttaatccaTATACAATAGCAgtcaattaattttttaaaaaattatgataaaaaatttattattctcactgaAAGATATTGAATTGATATTTGGAACATTGATATAATCACTAAATTCCattgatgaatttaaaaattttaaaataatatgaaattaagtacttgattatatatatactttcaaaaattaatttgatattcTGAATTgagaataatatatttttatcataaaaGACTTTAAAATCATATAGCAATTATAACAGATTTGATTGCTAAAATGTAACAAGTGATTCGGTCAACCAAAGGGAACACAcataatggaaaaaaaaaatgtatggtATTTGCTATTtggatatttttaaaattatctatgCTAGTTGAGTAATACAAAACTTAAACTATTCATTAATTTACTGAATTAAAAAACgaaaagttagttttttttttgttggtgTTATTCGTTACCTTCTTTAATGCTTCTTTATGTATTTTATACATGATCTGGCTACTTCTACGTGCGCGATTACTccctaacttaattaattaagaacATGCTAAAAAAACTAACCAATTAAGCCGTACAATTTCTACAATTTCTCATCTAAAACTATTAATTAATTTCATGGCGTTGCCagtaaaaaataatgaaaataataattaataataatttggAAATCAAATTTCAAGAATAACATTTTTCCGGAAATGTAACTGGTCTAACTGGTTTAGAATAAGAGTTAAAACAACAAAGAAGCGGAGCAGCGAAAGAAAGAGAATGCTAacgaataaaagaaataaaggaaaggaaaagaaaagatttcctCCTGTTTTTTTCATCCAACTTTACTTTctattagggggtgtttggtttaggggaatgggaatgagaatcattgattgttattgttaatgtttggattatatgaataggaatgcaaataagggaatgaatccttgaaattgggtaataacttattctcatgtacctccccttcaatgagtcattaccttattttcatcaatcaaaatattcccttattccaaaaataccttgatttaaaattaaaattttctcccttaataccaaatatcaaaatatatttatttattttttctttcatatcacttctctctctttgttctctctcatcatattttctctctcatcattttatcacacattttctctctccttaatctctcctatgcacactctctttcctcttttttttctcattacactttctctcttatcatactttctctctcctcaatctcttccatcgcactctcttccttctttttctctcatcatactttctctctcctcaatctctcccatcacactatcttttctttttttttcttatcacactttcgctctcatcacactttctctctcctcaatctctcttgtcacactccctctttttttcctcaacacactttctctctcatcatactttctctctcctcaatctctctcatcacactctctcccctcatttttctcattacattttctctctcttcatcctctcccatcattctttctctcacatcatattttctctctcatcttctctcatcatgatctctcttatcacactctcttttctcattttctctcatcacactttctctctcttcattctttctcatcacactttctctctcatcagactttctccctcatcattctctttcatcatatttttctctcacattcatctttctcttacatctaattttttctcttatttttctctaagggtaaaaaggaaaattttgatttattccgatagaaaatatgcaactaaccaaacattacttttaagagtgatattcatgctcatacccattcccattccacaatacaatgattcacaTTTCGATTCCTATTCTTagaaaagaaccaaacgcccccttaatttGAAAGATCAACATCCGGTTCGTTCAAACTTCAAAGTAAACAGAACAATTCTGGAGCAAAAATCAGGGCATCCTAAATTTTACGAATCATTAAATATGGACatcctttaaaaaatttcaaaaggcACCCTCAATGTTTTATCTTGAAAATACCCTTTCATCCAGCATTGTTATAAAAACTATTGGATAGTTAGCATTGTTATAAAAACTATTGGATAGTTACTATAACGTGTAGAAAATATCAAGTATTACAAAATTTGTTATCAGAGATTTTGAGGGGAAAATAttaaatttacaaattaaatttagatttattGCTTGAGAGACTTGAACATGATAATTTTAAGTTGTCGACTGAGGGTCGAGTCCTTTTGGCGTGTCCTCTATCAAGAGTCCCGAGTGATCGAATCGGAGAAGCAAGTCGGCTGAATCAAGAAGTGCGTAGTTGAATCAGGAAGCAAGTCGACCAAGTGGAGAAGTACATAGGTTGAATCTGTCAAATGTCCAACTGAGTAGTCAGGATTCTAAGCTGAGTGCCCGTGTAAAGTGCACAGGAATTGAGGAGTCTAGGTCTGCATTTAATGCAtattccttaaaacagattcgccccacctccacGGTGCTTTGAAGTTTTTGTGGGTTGTCTGTTTCTTAGGATACAACGACAAAATCACAATCTCCACCAAGCATTAGTGGTGGTGACGAATTGAAAAATACCCGAATGCTATCACTGGGGTTCTGTCAAGTGGAAGACACAAGCaacagagaaaaagaagaagaagaaaggggaaaGATAGGTGGATGGATAGATTTTCAATCCTTCTTGTTGTTTTTCTCCTCAAGCTCCATGCTCCCTTTTATAGGGGAGTGCCACCAATGATACgaccaaataataaaaaaaagcctTCAATGGTTTTTTTATTCCCACCAATGAAATATTAGTTAATTCACTTGGATAAATTTTTACCCTGACCAGTCTGACATTCAATGCATGTACACAAATCAACTTGGTTCAATGCAGTCTAGACCCTGGATTTACACCCCTTGCACACTCATaagtgagagagagtctctcctcatGCATGATctactaggttatcctttgacttcacataatcAATAGTAATAACTCCCATTGAGAGTAGTTATCTAATAATATTATGTCTACAatatatatgtctagacttaccattatccAAATGACTCTATGCCTGACCAATTGCCGATTAACTATCATAATGTATATAAATTTTTGACACTAGTTTTGACCATCTTAGAACATCTTCTAAAAATTATCATAATCATTCAacttcttcaccacatttgtcaaaaACTATAAACTCAAATTCCATCGTATATCTAGTTATTACGGTttgtttagaaaattttcatgaaatGGCTGCACTTcctagagtgaatacatatccactcataAACTTAGAGttttttatgtcagatatccaactcacATTGTTGTATCCTTCAATCACAACAGGATATCTCGTATCATGCAGTTCATATTATTAAGTACCTCAATACTCTTATTATCTATTTGTAGTGCTTAATACTCAAATTACTCGTATATCTACTCAATTTACTTACTACATAGGTTAAATCTGgtcatgtacaactcatcaagtatactaGACtttcaatcactcgagagtactctatctgagagttTCTTTCCCCTTGATTCTTTGATAtatgttgactcatatctatcaATGTTCATATCAACACAATATCACActtagtgaatttctcaagaatcttgtccatataataagactgactaagaacaagtcattctgttgttctaagaattttgagtCCTAGAGTTACATCAGCtagacccatgtctttcatgtcaaatcttaagTTTAACATAtccttagtggatttgattatcttatcattattcctaatgataagtatgtcatctacatatagatacaagatgacatagttgttggttgctactcggaaaacctaatggttccactatacaaaaattttgtacaaaggtctgaacattttcctagctaccatgtgttcttttaaattaaactcggatcgcctgtggaacttaacacgtttgatcctaagtttaatttatttgttcttttaggtttagacttggatctcctacggaacttaacacgttcgatccaaatcacctaggttattaattccattaaatattagtttccaaaattggcttccaggactgaatggtgaggcacatgaccttcttggatatgggaacaaccaccaccgcctagacaaagccttttaaggaaaactaatatttaatttccttaaataactttaggtcaaccaaaaggaacaatcaaatcacaaggaaaagaaaaataaaagaacacaacatcgaaaactaattcgaaatactagaatcgcatgcctcttgtatttggtatttttacatggagataaaactaacatgatgcggaaaactatattagttataacttacttagtagataatgacctcttgatcttctaccgtattcctcttctaatcccggacgtcgtgtgggcaacgatcttccgagacgagaaccaccaaggcaccttcttctttttTGCAAGGTTCGGTCACCCcatgactccaagaaaggatgaggttcggccaccaccaccaaactccaagggatgtaagagcgaagcctcctttctctccttttctccaagctagatccggccaccacatgaactccaagagaacaagatggttcggccacaagaaggagaagagagaagagcaagaggtcggccaccaaggaagagagggaggaaaagaataatagagtcgttcaccatgaaggcacctctaccccctcttttataatccttgatcttggcaaataaggaaatttaaataaaaactttcttaattcttttgccatgaaaaggaaaattttatttaattaaaaataatttttcttttcattataacatggccgaccacttatttccccaaatcaaggagagttttaattaaacaagaattaaaacttcctaatttgtttccgaaaatttataaaaatttctccaataatttttaatcccttcatggttagtaaaaaggaaattttataaattaaaatctttcttttaaatatgtggataaaaagaaagttatctctaaaaattaaaacctcttttaatctacaaataaggaaatatatcaaatcttttcttaatcttttgtagaaacttataaaagataatatttaattttttaaactctcttttaaatcatgaacatggttaaaaaagaaagttttcttaaaatttaaaatccaccttttaatcaacaaataaggaaagatttcaaattttaaactctcttttaaacatatggatgatttacaaataaggaaagtttttaccaaaaattaaaaccatccttttaatctacaaataaggaaagagattaatctcttctcttaatcttttgtagaaagctataaaaggaaatttttaatttttaaactctcttttaaacccatgatatccacataagaaataattttaataaaaatccttttaatattctagtggtcgaccacctaagcttgggacccaagctttggccggccaccaacttggctcatccatttggtcttggccggccctagcttgggttccaatctagcttggctggccccattggatgggtaagaaggtgggtatgtggtgggtataaatctctatatacaagaggctacgatagggaccgagaggaggaattgattttggtctccagatgaaattaagcatcccgtgtttgccccgaacacacaacttaatttcatcaataataattcattccactaaagaactattattgaactaccgcaccaatcccaaattacattttgggctccttcttattatgagtgtgttagtctccctgtgtttaagataacaaatgtccactaattaagtaagttactgacaactcacttaattaatatctagctccaagagtagtacca includes these proteins:
- the LOC122038121 gene encoding uncharacterized protein LOC122038121 isoform X1 → MKIIFNKFDFSNSYIWFEFYNVPLAKDVNLICDTIRYWHIIGRLGGCNSMNMQLSQAQLESKRLSYDAIQGANVTPATFYNIGDLEIQDNLARICVDIGTSEPLLLDVLINSLTTISSDYVGIKQLVFGGSEFENWKDDLTSEDAGYHVHKI
- the LOC122038121 gene encoding uncharacterized protein LOC122038121 isoform X2; the protein is MPCLRLPVPIAGTGAGVSSSSSFIFSFPNLFSFVDSRRHLRFPAIAAKARPNKRDKPLQKPLEVAGFEEETIEVDETEGRGEEVDTEAEAMKRTMVEIQSWRRSSEAASMTPRRANLELRRE